A region of Deinococcus rubellus DNA encodes the following proteins:
- a CDS encoding ABC transporter substrate-binding protein, with protein MQQLKNLAFLSLTLLASAALAQTKQVMGVSIPSADHGWTAGIVYWANQTKAELEKQYPGLTVIVKTAKDSNEQANQIQDLSAVNKINALVILPQESAPLTRPVGNLQKKGVFTVVVDRALTDPTAQNAYVAGDNPGLGKVSGEYVGKTLGGKGNIVVLRGIATVIDNQRVDAFDAVLKAKYPDIKILDKQYANWNRDDGFKVMQDYLTRFPKIDAVWAQDDDIAVGVLKAIQQAGRSDIKFVLGGAGMKEMVKKVQDGDPLITADVTYPPTMIRDAMRLTAKSLMTKTAMPKSTIIPSTLVTKSNAAKFYYPDSPF; from the coding sequence ATGCAACAGCTCAAGAACCTGGCCTTCCTTTCCCTTACCCTGCTCGCCTCTGCCGCGCTGGCGCAGACCAAGCAGGTCATGGGCGTCTCGATTCCCTCTGCCGATCACGGCTGGACGGCGGGCATCGTCTACTGGGCCAACCAGACCAAGGCCGAGCTGGAAAAGCAGTACCCCGGCCTCACCGTCATCGTCAAGACCGCCAAGGATTCCAACGAGCAGGCCAATCAGATTCAGGATCTTTCCGCCGTCAACAAAATCAACGCCCTGGTGATCTTGCCGCAGGAAAGTGCGCCGCTGACCCGTCCGGTGGGCAACCTCCAGAAGAAGGGCGTATTCACGGTGGTCGTGGACCGCGCCCTGACCGACCCCACCGCCCAGAACGCCTATGTGGCGGGCGACAATCCGGGTCTGGGCAAAGTCAGCGGCGAGTACGTGGGCAAAACGCTGGGTGGCAAGGGCAATATCGTGGTGCTGCGCGGCATTGCCACTGTGATCGACAACCAGCGGGTCGACGCCTTTGACGCGGTTCTCAAGGCCAAATACCCCGATATCAAGATTCTGGACAAGCAGTACGCCAACTGGAACCGCGACGACGGCTTCAAGGTGATGCAGGATTACCTGACCCGCTTTCCCAAGATCGACGCGGTGTGGGCGCAGGACGACGACATCGCGGTGGGGGTGCTGAAGGCCATTCAGCAGGCCGGGCGCAGCGACATCAAGTTCGTGCTGGGCGGCGCGGGCATGAAGGAAATGGTCAAGAAGGTGCAGGACGGCGATCCGCTCATCACCGCCGACGTGACCTACCCGCCCACCATGATCCGCGACGCCATGCGCCTGACCGCCAAATCGCTGATGACCAAAACCGCCATGCCCAAGTCCACCATCATTCCCAGCACGCTGGTGACCAAGAGCAATGCCGCGAAGTTTTATTACCCGGATTCGCCGTTCTGA
- a CDS encoding sugar phosphate isomerase/epimerase family protein yields MPRPVTLFTGQWADLPLAELAPLAREMGFDGLELACWGDHFDVQRALKEEGYVQSVRDLLAQHGLKVYAIGNHLVGQAICDPIDERHKSIVPAHVWGDGDPEGVRQRAAQEMMDTARAAKKLGVGVVTGFTGSSVWHSLYAFPPTDQAYWQRGFDDFACRFTPILEVFEEVGVNFALEVHPTEIAFDTATAERALEAVGRHKRFGFNYDPSHLAYQGVDYVGFLRRFPERIYHAHIKDVWWNHGSGEVGVFGGHTTFGDARRFWDFRSVGRGDVNFEAIIVALHDIGYSGPLSIEWEDARMDRVFGATESAAYTRKLDFPASDVVFDAAFGKDDA; encoded by the coding sequence ATGCCCAGACCCGTCACCCTGTTTACCGGCCAGTGGGCCGATCTGCCCCTCGCTGAACTCGCGCCGCTCGCCAGAGAAATGGGCTTCGACGGCCTGGAACTGGCCTGCTGGGGCGACCATTTCGACGTGCAGCGGGCACTCAAGGAAGAAGGCTACGTTCAGAGCGTGCGCGACCTGCTCGCCCAGCACGGCCTCAAGGTTTACGCCATCGGCAACCACCTGGTCGGACAGGCCATCTGCGACCCTATCGACGAGCGGCACAAGTCGATTGTGCCTGCCCACGTCTGGGGCGACGGCGATCCGGAAGGCGTGCGCCAGCGCGCGGCGCAGGAGATGATGGACACTGCCCGTGCTGCCAAAAAGCTGGGCGTTGGCGTGGTCACGGGCTTCACCGGTTCGAGCGTCTGGCACAGTCTCTACGCCTTTCCGCCCACCGATCAGGCCTACTGGCAGCGCGGCTTTGACGACTTCGCCTGCCGCTTCACCCCGATTCTGGAGGTGTTTGAGGAAGTCGGCGTCAACTTCGCCCTGGAAGTTCACCCCACCGAGATTGCCTTCGACACGGCGACAGCTGAGCGGGCGCTGGAAGCTGTGGGGCGTCATAAAAGATTCGGCTTCAATTACGATCCCAGCCACCTGGCCTATCAGGGTGTGGATTACGTGGGCTTTTTGCGGCGCTTCCCCGAGCGGATTTACCACGCCCACATCAAGGATGTCTGGTGGAACCACGGCAGCGGCGAGGTGGGCGTGTTCGGCGGCCACACGACGTTTGGTGACGCCCGGCGCTTCTGGGACTTTCGCTCGGTGGGGCGCGGTGACGTGAATTTTGAGGCCATTATCGTGGCGCTGCACGACATCGGGTATTCTGGCCCGCTGAGCATCGAGTGGGAAGATGCCCGGATGGACCGCGTCTTCGGGGCGACCGAGAGCGCCGCCTACACCCGTAAGCTGGACTTCCCCGCCTCGGACGTGGTGTTCGACGCGGCCTTTGGCAAGGACGATGCGTGA
- a CDS encoding Gfo/Idh/MocA family protein codes for MNTYQRRLRLAMVGGGLDAFIGAVHRHAAALDGRYELVAGALSSTPERSRASGQVLGLPAERSYGTWQELLEGEKAREDGAEVISIVTPNHLHFPVALAAVQAGFHVICDKPLVHTLAQAQELEQAVEQAGNVFAVTYNYSGYPLIRQAREMVRGGVLGEIRKVIVEYHQGWLATGSEGKQAEWRTDPARSGPAGALGDIGTHAEQLVSFVTGLELSEVAAELTRFVPGRALDDDASMLLRFEGGAKGLLTISQIEIGRENDLRLAVFGSRGSLSWCQENPNVLIYDQLDMPRQLLTRGGAGLGAAATAATRLPSGHPEAFIEAFANIYVGAADDIAARQRGEKLETLYPTVKDGVRGVDFMEKVLESAAQNGRWAAWAGR; via the coding sequence GTGAATACCTATCAGCGCCGCCTCCGACTGGCGATGGTCGGCGGCGGCTTAGACGCCTTCATCGGCGCGGTTCACCGTCACGCGGCGGCACTGGATGGACGCTATGAACTGGTGGCCGGTGCCCTGTCCAGCACGCCGGAACGCTCCCGGGCGTCGGGCCAGGTGCTGGGCCTTCCCGCTGAGCGCAGTTACGGCACCTGGCAAGAACTGCTGGAAGGCGAAAAGGCGCGCGAGGACGGGGCCGAGGTCATCAGCATCGTGACGCCCAATCACCTGCATTTTCCAGTGGCGCTGGCGGCGGTGCAGGCCGGGTTTCACGTCATCTGCGACAAGCCGCTGGTGCACACATTGGCGCAGGCCCAGGAACTTGAGCAGGCTGTTGAGCAGGCGGGCAATGTCTTCGCTGTCACCTATAACTATTCTGGATACCCGCTGATCCGCCAGGCCCGCGAAATGGTGCGCGGCGGGGTGCTGGGCGAGATCCGCAAGGTGATCGTGGAGTATCACCAGGGCTGGCTGGCCACCGGGAGCGAGGGCAAGCAGGCCGAGTGGCGCACCGACCCCGCCCGCAGCGGCCCTGCTGGAGCGCTGGGCGATATCGGCACGCACGCCGAGCAGCTCGTCAGCTTCGTGACGGGCCTGGAACTCAGTGAGGTGGCCGCCGAGTTGACCCGGTTCGTGCCGGGCCGCGCCCTGGACGACGACGCCAGCATGTTGCTGCGTTTTGAAGGCGGTGCAAAGGGGCTGCTGACCATCTCGCAGATCGAGATTGGCCGCGAGAACGATCTGCGCCTGGCCGTTTTCGGCAGCAGGGGCAGTCTGAGCTGGTGTCAGGAAAACCCCAATGTCCTGATTTACGACCAGCTCGATATGCCCCGGCAACTGCTGACGCGCGGTGGGGCGGGGCTGGGCGCGGCGGCCACGGCGGCCACCCGCCTCCCCTCCGGCCACCCTGAAGCCTTCATCGAGGCATTTGCCAACATCTATGTGGGTGCCGCTGACGACATCGCGGCGCGGCAACGCGGCGAGAAGTTGGAAACGCTTTACCCCACCGTGAAAGACGGCGTGCGCGGCGTGGACTTCATGGAGAAGGTGCTGGAAAGTGCAGCGCAGAATGGGCGCTGGGCGGCGTGGGCGGGCCGATGA
- a CDS encoding response regulator, translating to MLITEVLVVESQIGVRKALERLLEGLGLRFRSVGSGAQAERESREWRPGLVIAGLTLPDQSGLALCRKLCQDSLPVVLLGDIGWNDAQAAGAAGTLGLPLEALELSKLIHSLLGTRAQVAPPPGLLFAEKLMERSGVLAVSCYDAQGAPQHSVGLRLPEGLGGRARTSLADVHWLAEGQGTTPHVTMPPLRGAGLATRPLGVIQVEYGERCLLLFERSGGIVACLLRDSASASLMKYWLRSTGPVESSF from the coding sequence ATGCTCATAACCGAAGTGCTGGTGGTTGAATCCCAGATCGGTGTTCGCAAGGCGCTCGAGCGGCTGCTTGAGGGTCTGGGTCTGCGTTTTCGCAGCGTCGGGAGCGGCGCGCAGGCCGAGCGTGAGAGCCGTGAATGGCGGCCCGGTCTGGTCATCGCCGGGCTGACCCTGCCGGACCAGAGCGGGCTGGCGTTGTGCCGCAAGCTGTGCCAGGACTCGCTGCCGGTGGTGCTGCTCGGCGACATCGGCTGGAACGATGCCCAGGCAGCGGGCGCGGCGGGCACTTTAGGGTTGCCGCTGGAAGCCCTCGAACTCTCGAAGCTGATTCATTCGCTGCTCGGAACCCGCGCTCAGGTCGCGCCGCCGCCGGGTCTGCTGTTTGCCGAGAAGTTGATGGAGCGCTCCGGCGTGTTGGCCGTGAGCTGTTACGACGCCCAGGGTGCGCCGCAGCATAGTGTGGGCCTGCGGCTGCCTGAGGGGCTGGGGGGTCGGGCCAGAACGTCCCTGGCGGATGTCCACTGGCTGGCCGAGGGCCAGGGCACCACGCCACATGTCACCATGCCGCCGCTGCGCGGAGCGGGCCTGGCCACCAGGCCGCTCGGCGTCATTCAGGTGGAATACGGTGAGCGCTGCTTGCTGCTGTTCGAGCGGTCCGGCGGCATCGTGGCCTGCTTGCTTCGAGACAGCGCCAGTGCCAGCCTGATGAAGTACTGGCTGCGCTCGACTGGGCCGGTGGAGTCGTCGTTTTAA
- a CDS encoding FAD-binding dehydrogenase — MNSQHADVIVVGAGLAGLVAAAEVADAGKRVLLLDQEGEQNLGGQAFWSLGGLFLIDSPEQRRLGIRDSPELARRDWMTTAGFDRPEDHWPRQWAQAYLEFAAGEKRRWLTAQGVRFFPAVGWAERGGQGALGPGNSVPRFHIVWGSGPGIVKPFERRVRQHAQAGHIQFAFRHRVRGLKFTAGRVSGVHGEVLEASSEARGERSSRVVTGEFEFSAGAVILTSGGIGGNHDLVRQYWPTERLGPAPDFMLSGVPAHVDGQMQLAAQQAGASLINPDRMWHYTEGLRNWNPVWPSHGIRVLPGPSSLWLDPSGRRLPFPHYPGFDTLGTLSHITQHGYPHTWFVLNRAIIKKEFALSGSEQNPDWTNRDLALTLQRVGRAVQAPVQAFMDHGADFVVRSTLKGLVRGMNDLIGNAAVDEQTLRREIEARDAQTVNEVGKDTQLALVRSARTLLSERLTRVARPAPILDPADGPLIAVRMNVLTRKSLGGLETDLSARVLAPGGAVIPGLYAAGEVAGFGGGGLHGYRSLEGTFLGGCLFSGRVAGRAAAQAG, encoded by the coding sequence ATGAATTCACAGCACGCCGACGTGATCGTGGTGGGGGCCGGACTGGCCGGGCTGGTGGCCGCTGCCGAGGTGGCCGACGCGGGCAAGCGAGTGTTGCTGCTCGATCAGGAAGGTGAGCAGAACCTGGGCGGGCAGGCCTTCTGGTCGCTCGGCGGGCTTTTTCTGATTGATTCGCCGGAGCAGCGCCGCCTGGGCATTCGTGACTCGCCCGAACTGGCCCGCCGCGACTGGATGACGACGGCGGGCTTTGACCGGCCCGAGGACCACTGGCCGCGTCAGTGGGCGCAGGCGTATCTGGAGTTCGCGGCGGGCGAGAAACGGCGCTGGCTGACTGCCCAGGGCGTGCGCTTCTTTCCGGCGGTGGGCTGGGCCGAGCGCGGCGGGCAGGGCGCACTTGGCCCTGGCAACAGCGTGCCGAGGTTTCACATCGTCTGGGGCAGCGGGCCTGGTATTGTCAAGCCGTTCGAGCGCCGAGTGCGCCAGCACGCCCAGGCTGGGCACATCCAGTTCGCCTTTCGCCACCGGGTGCGCGGTCTGAAGTTCACGGCGGGGCGGGTCAGCGGCGTTCACGGCGAGGTGCTCGAAGCGTCGTCCGAAGCGCGCGGTGAGCGCAGTTCACGGGTGGTCACCGGCGAGTTCGAGTTCAGCGCAGGGGCAGTCATCCTCACGTCCGGCGGTATCGGCGGCAATCACGATCTGGTGCGGCAATACTGGCCCACCGAGCGCCTCGGCCCGGCTCCAGACTTCATGCTGAGTGGCGTGCCTGCACATGTGGACGGCCAGATGCAGCTCGCTGCCCAGCAGGCCGGGGCCAGCCTGATCAACCCGGACCGGATGTGGCACTACACCGAAGGGCTGCGCAACTGGAATCCGGTCTGGCCCAGTCACGGCATCCGGGTGCTGCCGGGGCCGAGCAGCTTGTGGCTCGACCCCAGCGGGCGGCGGCTGCCGTTCCCGCACTATCCCGGCTTCGACACGCTCGGCACGCTCAGTCACATCACCCAGCACGGCTACCCCCACACCTGGTTCGTGCTCAACCGGGCCATCATCAAGAAGGAATTTGCGTTGTCGGGCAGCGAGCAAAACCCCGACTGGACCAACCGAGACCTGGCCCTGACCTTGCAGCGGGTGGGCCGCGCCGTGCAGGCCCCGGTGCAGGCCTTCATGGACCATGGAGCCGACTTCGTGGTGCGGTCGACGCTCAAAGGCCTGGTGCGCGGTATGAACGACCTGATCGGCAACGCCGCCGTGGATGAACAGACGCTGCGGCGCGAGATCGAGGCCCGCGACGCCCAGACTGTCAACGAGGTCGGCAAGGACACGCAACTCGCCCTCGTCAGATCAGCCCGCACCCTGCTGAGCGAGCGCCTGACGCGGGTGGCACGGCCCGCCCCGATCCTCGACCCGGCGGACGGCCCCCTCATTGCCGTCCGAATGAATGTCCTGACCCGAAAGTCGCTGGGCGGCCTGGAGACCGATCTGAGCGCACGGGTTCTCGCACCCGGCGGCGCGGTGATACCGGGCCTGTATGCGGCGGGCGAGGTGGCAGGCTTCGGTGGCGGCGGCCTTCACGGTTACCGCTCGCTGGAGGGCACCTTCCTGGGCGGCTGTCTGTTCAGCGGACGGGTGGCCGGGCGGGCCGCCGCTCAGGCAGGCTAG
- a CDS encoding HAD-IA family hydrolase: protein MTLPMTEAGGRVLLLDVDGVLVTPPEMFGQRLFRDHPEVAAEFFSGPFVDASCGRLDLRDVLPPYLERFGYADTLEQFLLEWFGSENHPNLPILTAVRELRALGWPTFLATNQERHRVRYLLEEMKLGELVDGEFSSASIGARKPDAPYFVEVTRRLNIPPAQIMFWDDVQANVDAAAGAGWQAHLFMDAAQFRAVMELPLSAQPSI, encoded by the coding sequence GTGACCCTGCCCATGACTGAAGCGGGTGGCCGCGTGCTGCTACTGGATGTGGACGGGGTGCTGGTGACGCCGCCGGAGATGTTCGGTCAGCGCCTGTTCAGGGACCATCCCGAAGTGGCCGCCGAGTTCTTCTCTGGGCCCTTCGTTGACGCCAGCTGTGGCCGTCTGGATCTGCGCGACGTATTGCCGCCGTACCTGGAGCGCTTCGGATACGCGGACACACTGGAGCAATTTCTCCTCGAATGGTTCGGCAGCGAGAACCACCCCAACCTGCCCATTCTGACCGCCGTGCGCGAACTGCGGGCGCTGGGCTGGCCCACCTTCCTCGCCACCAATCAGGAACGTCACCGCGTCCGGTATCTGCTGGAAGAGATGAAGCTGGGCGAGCTGGTGGACGGTGAGTTCTCGAGTGCCAGCATCGGCGCACGCAAGCCCGACGCGCCTTATTTTGTTGAAGTCACGCGCCGTCTGAACATCCCACCCGCGCAGATCATGTTTTGGGACGACGTTCAGGCCAACGTGGACGCCGCTGCCGGGGCAGGCTGGCAGGCGCACCTGTTCATGGATGCGGCGCAGTTCAGGGCCGTGATGGAACTACCGCTCTCAGCTCAGCCCTCAATTTAA
- a CDS encoding MFS transporter, translated as MSASPLASAPESLSPFSPARRPLSTGLLLGVLIIAFESLAVATALPAVARELNGLKLYGWPLSAFFMGFMVGTVGLGALADRDGPARPALIALLLFAAGLVVAGLAPSMAVLIGGRVVQGLGGGGLLAAAYLVINTAYPDAMRARMLALLSSAWVLPALLGPALSSFITQQWSWRGVFLGLLPLVGLAGALMLPQLVKLRGAGTPLDRSRLGAVVLAALGTSLGLTGLTELGQGRSLGALGLGSLGLLLGALIAVPALGRLFPARVWRTGTPLSAGYATRFLLAFAFFGTESLLPLGLAELRGLSLLSAGLFLTGGALTWSATSFVQSRFDERTQGRQRPKVVRLGAAAIGLGMAGLLTALLVPALPLALAAGCWGLAALGMGLAFPAHTLVVMQHAPAGQQGQVSGTLQLSDMLGSALGAGLGGALVAALGTAAGVPWQISLTIALAVLTVLLAGRLHGGSEAGAPDLASDPAHD; from the coding sequence TTGAGCGCTTCCCCGCTCGCCAGCGCGCCGGAGTCGCTCAGCCCCTTTTCCCCGGCGCGGCGTCCGCTGAGCACCGGCCTGCTACTGGGCGTACTGATCATCGCCTTCGAGTCGCTGGCGGTGGCCACCGCCCTGCCCGCCGTGGCCCGCGAGCTGAATGGCCTGAAGCTCTACGGCTGGCCGCTGAGCGCCTTTTTCATGGGCTTCATGGTCGGCACGGTGGGGCTGGGCGCGCTGGCCGACCGCGACGGCCCGGCCCGGCCCGCACTGATCGCGCTGCTGCTGTTTGCCGCCGGTCTGGTGGTGGCAGGCCTCGCGCCGAGCATGGCGGTGCTGATCGGCGGGCGGGTGGTGCAGGGGCTGGGCGGCGGCGGGCTGCTGGCGGCGGCCTATCTGGTCATCAACACCGCCTACCCCGACGCCATGCGCGCCCGCATGCTGGCCCTGCTCAGCAGCGCCTGGGTGCTGCCCGCGCTGCTCGGCCCGGCGCTGTCGAGCTTCATTACGCAGCAGTGGTCGTGGCGCGGGGTCTTTCTGGGCCTGCTGCCGCTGGTCGGCCTGGCCGGGGCGCTGATGCTGCCGCAACTCGTCAAGCTGCGCGGCGCAGGCACCCCGCTCGACCGCTCACGCCTGGGCGCGGTGGTGCTGGCGGCCCTGGGCACCTCACTGGGGCTGACGGGCCTCACCGAACTGGGGCAGGGGCGCTCTCTCGGAGCGTTGGGGCTGGGCAGCCTGGGGCTGCTCCTGGGCGCGCTGATCGCGGTTCCGGCGCTGGGGCGGCTCTTTCCGGCACGGGTCTGGCGGACCGGCACCCCACTGAGCGCCGGGTACGCCACCCGTTTTCTGCTGGCCTTCGCCTTTTTCGGCACCGAGTCGCTGCTGCCGCTGGGGTTGGCGGAGTTGCGCGGGCTGAGCCTGCTGAGCGCCGGGCTGTTTCTGACTGGAGGCGCGCTCACCTGGTCGGCCACCAGTTTCGTGCAGTCACGCTTCGACGAGCGCACCCAGGGCCGTCAACGCCCGAAGGTGGTGCGCCTCGGCGCAGCGGCCATCGGACTGGGCATGGCGGGCCTGCTTACCGCGCTGCTCGTTCCGGCGCTGCCGCTGGCACTGGCGGCGGGCTGCTGGGGACTGGCGGCGCTGGGCATGGGACTGGCCTTTCCGGCCCACACCCTGGTCGTCATGCAGCACGCCCCGGCGGGTCAGCAGGGACAGGTCAGCGGCACGCTGCAACTTTCCGACATGCTCGGCAGCGCCCTGGGCGCAGGTCTGGGCGGCGCGCTGGTGGCGGCCCTCGGCACGGCGGCGGGGGTGCCCTGGCAGATCAGCCTGACCATTGCGCTGGCCGTCCTGACGGTGCTGCTGGCCGGGCGGCTGCACGGGGGCAGCGAAGCGGGTGCGCCAGACTTGGCAAGTGACCCTGCCCATGACTGA
- a CDS encoding CDP-alcohol phosphatidyltransferase family protein encodes MNSTPATRPGTAESGTIGLAQTRKARPADEWAAERVFRPLAQLLVAPAARLKFKPTQIVLFHTGLVLLSAWQVRRGNVLAPAALLQLKTVLDNLDGQLARATDQTTLTGRYLDSELDVLGNLVLLSAVHGPLLGASANVLLSLILSTDYLWERDYRAARGETFRAPAAQGGDNPRLLSALEAVYNGYFVPQEHGLNRVFEARLRRAAGGDPGPLDRQRYTPLPALTLSANLGLSSQLALFGGLLLLKRPHWYGPSLLLQAAALMGAQLWREEQVRAGRVADLGISSPSTSGFTPPGTPSAR; translated from the coding sequence GTGAATTCCACTCCCGCCACCAGGCCAGGAACCGCCGAGTCAGGAACCATCGGTCTGGCCCAGACCCGCAAGGCCCGGCCAGCCGACGAGTGGGCCGCCGAGCGGGTCTTCCGGCCACTGGCGCAGCTTCTGGTGGCTCCAGCGGCGCGCCTGAAGTTCAAGCCCACCCAGATCGTGCTGTTTCACACTGGGCTGGTGCTGCTCTCAGCCTGGCAGGTGCGGCGCGGCAATGTTCTCGCGCCTGCCGCGCTGCTGCAACTCAAGACTGTGCTCGACAACCTCGATGGCCAGCTGGCCCGCGCCACCGACCAGACCACCCTGACTGGGCGCTACCTCGACAGTGAGCTGGACGTGCTGGGCAATCTGGTGCTACTGAGCGCCGTTCACGGTCCGCTGCTGGGGGCCAGCGCCAATGTGCTGCTGAGCCTGATTCTGAGTACCGATTACCTGTGGGAGCGCGACTACCGGGCGGCCAGGGGCGAAACCTTCCGCGCTCCGGCGGCCCAGGGCGGCGACAATCCCAGGCTACTGAGCGCACTCGAAGCGGTCTACAACGGCTATTTCGTGCCGCAGGAACACGGGCTCAACCGGGTGTTCGAGGCGCGGCTGAGGCGGGCGGCGGGCGGCGACCCTGGCCCGCTTGACCGCCAGCGCTACACGCCGCTGCCCGCGCTGACGCTCAGCGCCAACCTGGGCCTCAGTAGCCAGCTGGCACTGTTCGGGGGGCTACTGCTTCTCAAGCGTCCGCACTGGTACGGGCCGTCGCTGCTGCTGCAAGCCGCCGCTTTGATGGGCGCTCAGCTCTGGCGCGAGGAGCAGGTGCGGGCTGGGCGGGTCGCTGACCTCGGCATCTCCAGCCCCAGCACATCCGGTTTCACACCTCCGGGTACACCTTCAGCTCGGTGA
- a CDS encoding SDR family oxidoreductase yields MAKLSGTTVMLTGAGGALATAVAQELIDAGAELILVGRGEALARAEDRFPAKKVLDLDLTDPDCVDTLKKQRADVLIHTAGRFSAQDAQKASEKDYQSLFGANMQTLFHAVQGVLPHMLKQKEGMILGVSAGQAAQMSGPKAALYTASKAAVAAYLLSLHAELQVKGVTTLTLYPMGAIDTPANREAGLTWEATIDPRALAQTLAHAITRPARAHFTELKVYPEV; encoded by the coding sequence ATGGCTAAGCTCAGCGGGACCACAGTGATGCTCACCGGCGCAGGCGGCGCGCTCGCCACCGCCGTGGCCCAGGAACTGATCGACGCGGGTGCGGAACTCATTCTGGTGGGGCGCGGCGAGGCCCTGGCCCGCGCCGAGGACCGTTTTCCGGCCAAGAAAGTGCTCGATCTCGATCTGACCGACCCCGACTGCGTGGACACCCTCAAAAAGCAGCGCGCCGACGTGCTGATTCACACGGCTGGCCGCTTCAGCGCCCAGGACGCCCAGAAAGCCAGCGAGAAGGATTACCAGTCGCTGTTCGGGGCCAATATGCAGACCCTCTTTCACGCGGTGCAGGGCGTCTTGCCGCACATGCTCAAGCAAAAGGAAGGCATGATCCTGGGCGTCTCGGCAGGACAGGCGGCCCAGATGAGCGGCCCGAAGGCGGCCCTGTATACCGCCAGCAAGGCCGCCGTGGCTGCCTACCTGCTCAGCCTGCACGCCGAACTCCAGGTCAAGGGCGTGACCACGTTGACGCTCTATCCGATGGGGGCCATCGACACGCCCGCCAACCGCGAGGCGGGCCTGACCTGGGAAGCCACCATCGATCCACGCGCCCTGGCCCAGACGCTGGCCCACGCCATCACCCGTCCGGCCAGGGCGCACTTCACCGAGCTGAAGGTGTACCCGGAGGTGTGA
- a CDS encoding NUDIX domain-containing protein → MTDASPQFPAAQFPAAPPSTVQRPLVCVGALVRGPAGYLIVQTTKWRGSWGVPGGKVEYGETLVEALVREFREETGLTITGSRWVQTQEAVRSPEFHKDSHMLLFDYLADTDAQDVMPNEEIVQWAWVSLEEALTYPLNSFTRTLVEAAQTTGEG, encoded by the coding sequence ATGACTGACGCTTCTCCCCAATTCCCGGCTGCTCAGTTCCCAGCTGCGCCGCCCTCCACCGTTCAGCGGCCCCTGGTCTGCGTGGGCGCACTAGTGCGCGGCCCCGCCGGATACCTGATCGTCCAGACCACCAAATGGCGCGGCTCCTGGGGTGTGCCGGGCGGCAAAGTCGAGTACGGTGAGACGCTGGTAGAAGCTCTGGTGCGTGAATTCCGGGAGGAAACCGGCCTGACCATTACCGGCAGCCGCTGGGTGCAGACCCAGGAAGCGGTGCGTTCGCCCGAGTTTCACAAGGACTCACACATGCTGCTGTTCGACTATCTGGCCGACACTGACGCCCAGGACGTGATGCCCAATGAGGAGATCGTGCAGTGGGCCTGGGTCAGCCTGGAAGAAGCGTTGACCTACCCGCTCAACAGCTTCACCCGCACCTTGGTTGAAGCGGCGCAGACCACAGGTGAGGGGTGA
- a CDS encoding SDR family oxidoreductase: protein MKPYAALVTGSARGIGRGVALALAQAGYSVAVHYLSSAEDAAETVRLCRAAGGRADAFQADLTSADEAAALVAWADTHFDLPLGVLVNVVGNYVHRRWDETTLAEWRDMFDSNLNAAFYTCRVAAPLMRRNTASTPGGFGRIVNFGYAGAEHLLARPGVVPYAVSKAGVIALTKAVARTEAQYGVSANVVSPGVIETSVSQPLTEIPAGRLGTVAEVVGAVMVFVEGSAYLTGQVLEVAGGWNL from the coding sequence GTGAAGCCCTACGCGGCCCTCGTTACTGGCAGCGCTCGCGGCATTGGGCGCGGGGTGGCGCTGGCGCTGGCGCAGGCCGGGTACAGCGTGGCGGTGCATTACCTGTCCAGTGCCGAGGACGCCGCCGAGACCGTGCGGCTGTGCCGGGCAGCGGGTGGGCGGGCCGACGCCTTCCAGGCCGACCTGACTTCGGCAGACGAGGCTGCCGCGCTGGTGGCGTGGGCCGACACCCATTTCGATCTGCCGCTGGGCGTGCTGGTGAACGTGGTCGGCAACTACGTGCACCGCCGCTGGGACGAGACGACGCTGGCCGAGTGGCGCGACATGTTTGACAGTAACCTCAACGCTGCCTTCTACACCTGCCGGGTGGCCGCGCCGCTGATGCGCCGGAACACGGCCTCGACACCGGGGGGATTTGGGCGCATCGTCAACTTCGGTTACGCGGGCGCGGAGCACTTGCTGGCCCGCCCCGGCGTGGTGCCCTACGCGGTGTCCAAGGCGGGCGTCATCGCGCTGACCAAAGCTGTTGCCCGCACGGAAGCGCAGTACGGCGTCAGCGCCAACGTCGTCTCGCCCGGCGTGATTGAAACCTCCGTCAGCCAGCCCTTGACCGAGATTCCGGCGGGGCGGCTGGGTACGGTGGCCGAGGTGGTCGGCGCGGTGATGGTGTTCGTGGAGGGCAGCGCCTACCTCACCGGGCAGGTGCTGGAAGTGGCAGGTGGCTGGAACCTGTAG